The Aedes albopictus strain Foshan chromosome 2, AalbF5, whole genome shotgun sequence region gacctcattttgtggataactcgcttccattgctactccaagagagtttcattgtggttttgtacctacaacgccctccattgtggtataccataactattgctttgaaagaagcttgtcctctacggtctgtgtggactgcaagaggtattcctgaatggaactctaatctgttcaagttcaaaatatcttcggataaaccattcttttgtatagttacgaatctctagcttccgcttgagaattatagctgtaTAATCGACTTactgggccctaaaaagctctgcttaattcaaatcttcaggaggaaatgggggtttgtcctatttttctgcagatggatttgagtatttcaaacatgttttgaactcttgtagttttctatggggtattttcatggcgtgaatttACTTTGTAGTTTcaccccgaaagggtgcgtgcggtgTATAAaaatggaatgagtttcagatttatatggttacctcgttctttctgaaatgcttgaaacgcattgtcgaatatcacatctgtgatgttcgtctggctgacatgcctactcatgtgaactcacatgcctcccaatttaggatgtccacagtgactcttatacacaaagttgtatatgttttcaagaaagtactcgctcaaacgtaggtttggcggtaatttcttgaatattgaggatgctttcgatgacgtgcctttcaatgtcatattgaaagtcgcatgatgtcacaagctacctccaatgagctataggctctttttacgcttatgcgttttacagtgtccttttcagggcacttaataaacccattgtggtatgggctatgagctctcattgcgcttatgcgttcattccctcttctagggtaccccttcctatttcatcacctttccctttcctaatcccattccatcccttgtccccttctccctcaggtaaatgatgaaataggcttatatgtatggcgatggcacaaatgtcccaaatggaggataacgtgcctctggagccggccttctgatacctgatacctgatagggtGTGGGCAGCCATTATTCGTCTATGTCGATTGTGTTCTGGCTTGCTGTGGGCTGAGTCAGCGAACGTTTACCTCTACTGCTGTTTGTGTCGTGTGGCGACGTTTCGCTTTGACGTTTACCACTTCGGCTTCGACTACGGACGATACCAGATCTAAGGACGCGAATGTGGTCGGCTTTATCAAGCGGTGGCTCCAAGAAGGCACCGTCTTTTCTCGATTCACGGGTTTCGGCATGCTTTGTGGTCGGGATTGACTGGGTGGTAGTGGCTGGTGGTTTTTGCGATGAGTGGTGCTTTGATGATCTTTGTACATTCGATGCAGCAGGGGATAAACACGGCGTTCGAAGGTTGAGCGATGATTTCTGCGACTCGAGTTCTTTTGCTAAGGTAGCAACTTGTTGTTGTAGCGATGCTATCAGTTGATCTTTGGTGGCAATCTCCTGTTTTAGTTGGTCTTGAATGATGCGAGCGATGGTTTCTCGTTTATTGTCATCGTTGTACCGACGTCTTGCTTCGGTGTACGAGATACCTTGGTCGACTTTCAGATGCACTATTTTGTCCTCCTCCTTGAATTTAGCACAGTCTCGTGACTTTACAGAATGCCCGTTCTTGCAGTGAAAGCAATAGGGCGTATTGTTGCACTGCTCTCCATCGGCCACGTGCAACGGTTGTGAGCATCGCAAACAGATACCTGGCTGTTGGCACATTTTTTGTGAATGGCCGTACATTCCGCATTTGAAACAGAGCATAGGTGAAGGGTAGTACTGCTTCACAGAGATCCGCAGTAATCCGAAGAAAACGTAGCTAGGTAGAACAGTTCCGCTAAATGACAAGACCAACAGAGGTGTATTTTGCAGTTTGCCATTTACGCGCTTTTTAATTCGTCGTACTGCTTGTACTCCTTCAGACCTCAGATTTTTTTCGATTACCTTCTCGTCAGTATCTATAGAGTctggttcgaaaacaagaccCTGAACCGTGTTGAGTGTCGGGTGCAGAAAGATTTCTATCTGCGTGCCGTCGATAAGCTCCGTTAGTTTAGTCAGCTTGTCAACAATACTCCTGGAGCTGGTGCGTAGGAGATAACGTGACCCACGACCTTCTCGAGATGCAGCTACACTTCGGGCTTCTTTCTCTCCAATAGCTACTTGGACTGATGATCCGATGATGAATGGTTCTGGGAGCCGTACTTCTCTCTTCGTGGTtgtcccgtcgtcgtcgatttTGCACCGTAGCACTACCGTTTGACCCATATCGTCCTTCTGTCGCATCCATTCCGGAGTTCTTCCGCAGCCATGGTATCCGGGTGGATTATCTGGTGGTCCCTTCGGGGGGGGCGGGAGGTTTACCGGTCATTTGACCGGATTATTGCACCACTTTTTCGGATCCACTTTGGAGTTTCACTTTTATTAACTACACAAGCTGAGCTAAATTATATTATGTTTTAACACCAACTTTCGTTCGGGACACTGCAGGTAATTCACACGATCCACGCAGTTGCCGCGATGCTTGTATTGGTAGTGTTATTGTTCGTAGCACCACCGTATGCTCGTTGCACTAAACTTTAATTTAGTTTTATCGATAGGCACGAAGTAATTCAGCAAAACTTCACTATGTTTATGAAAGCACACGCGAAGACGATCCCGTAGTCACCAATTTGGTGATTTAAAGAAAAGGTTACTCGCCGAAAACTCGAAAAAATAACTATGAGTAGCGCGCGCGTGTTGATATACCACGTAGCCCGATTACTCGAATGTGgtagcttctatattcgtctgttttccactataactcagtcaattttgaaccaattgacttgaaatgttgtacacgagtagaaactatacctatctcaccacattccaaaagttgtgtcaattggttcaaatttgattgagttatagtggaaaacagacgaatatagaagccaccgcccaagtggcgcgattccctaggtaCTGCCAGAACGACGGTGCAATGAGCGGTTGGATTGTGAGTTGCCCTTGGGAGGTCAGTGGAGATCCTCTAGCATCTTCTCCTCCCGCACCCTGTCCCGCACCAAACATCCAAATACCCGTCGGTCAATCCAAGAATCGATCTGCAATCAGATATTTATACCTAGATAAGATTTTGGTTGAAATCATCCGATGCACAAAACTTACCTCTAAGATGTTTATACTTCTGGTTGGACAATAGATTTGCTATTTTGTTGTTCAGGTTCACTGCAGGTGATAAATTCAGCAGACCAGATTCTGATCCCCACAAAGAgatcatttcagtaacaaattttgaaaacgacgtataatcaatgctacaccattgattatacgtcgtt contains the following coding sequences:
- the LOC134286366 gene encoding uncharacterized protein LOC134286366, translating into MGQTVVLRCKIDDDGTTTKREVRLPEPFIIGSSVQVAIGEKEARSVAASREGRGSRYLLRTSSRSIVDKLTKLTELIDGTQIEIFLHPTLNTVQGLVFEPDSIDTDEKVIEKNLRSEGVQAVRRIKKRVNGKLQNTPLLVLSFSGTVLPSYVFFGLLRISVKQYYPSPMLCFKCGMYGHSQKMCQQPGICLRCSQPLHVADGEQCNNTPYCFHCKNGHSVKSRDCAKFKEEDKIVHLKVDQGISYTEARRRYNDDNKRETIARIIQDQLKQEIATKDQLIASLQQQVATLAKELESQKSSLNLRTPCLSPAASNVQRSSKHHSSQKPPATTTQSIPTTKHAETRESRKDGAFLEPPLDKADHIRVLRSGIVRSRSRSGKRQSETSPHDTNSSRGKRSLTQPTASQNTIDIDE